Sequence from the Gemmatimonadetes bacterium SCN 70-22 genome:
TGTCTGTTCCACGTTGTGGTCGCTGATGAGCACTCCGATACCGCGATGGCGCAGCCCGGCCACGATCGTCTGGATGTCGTGGACCGCGATCGGGTCGACCCCGGCGAACGGCTCGTCGAGCATCATGAACTTCGGCTGGGAGACCAGCGCCCGGGTGATCTCGAGGCGGCGCCGTTCCCCCCCGGACAGCGCGTAGGCCTTGCTGTGCCGGAGGTGCTTGATGCTCAGTTCGTCGAGCAGGGTCTCCAACCGAGATCGACGCTCCTCCTTCGTGATTGGCAACGTCTCCAGGATGGCCAGGATGTTGTCCTCGACGGTCAGCTTGCGGAAGATCGACGGCTCCTGGGAAAGATAGCCGATGCCGCGGCGCGCGCGCTTGTACATCGGCATCCGGGTGATTTCCTCGCCGTCGAGGTGGATCGAGCCGCTGACCGGCTGGATGAGGCCGACGATCATGTAGAACGTCGTCGTCTTCCCCGCCCCGTTCGGGCCCAGCAGGCCGACGATCTCTCCCTGCTGGAGGTGAAGGGCGACGTCGTGCACGACGCGGCGCTTGCGATAGATCTTGACGAGCCCCTTCGCCTCGAGCGTGCTCCCCGCGGGGACGACCGCGACCTCACCGGAGCGACGGGCGGTGGGCGACGGACCCGCCGCCGCCGTGGCGTGCTCGCCGGTGAGGCGAAGGGTCTCGGCCACGTCGACGCGCTGGGGGGCGACCTCATCCCAGAGGGACTCCGCGACGCGAATCTTGGCGCCGACGTCCTGGTCCCCCGGGATCGGGTAGTCGATGAGCCGCTGCGCCGCGAGGCGCGGGAGGACCGATTTCTGGAGGAAGGTCCGGACCTCGTCGAGCGACAGGCGCCCCGCCTCGCGGTCGGCGTCGCCCCCCTGCGACCGGATGGCGGCGAGCCAGTCGTCGCGGAAGCGGATGGCGACGTCGTTGAAGATGGCGACGCCGTCGGCGTCGCACTCGCTGACGACGGCGTGCAGGCCGAAGGCGACGGACCGATCGCCGCCGGCGCGCTGCTCGATGAGCGCCTTGATGCGCGGTGAGAGGGGATCCGGGGTCATGGGCGTCGGACGGCGTTAGGCGGGCGCCTGGCCGGCGGCGTGTTGCGGCCGGGGCGGCGTGTGGGAGTGCCGGGCTTGGCGGCCGCCGTATCGGCCACGGCCTCGAGGAAGATCCCCGAGGCGGAATCGACGACGGTGACGGTCTGCACGTCCCGCTCCTTGAAGTCGACGATGATCTGTCGCCCCCTGACGTAGTTGATTCCCGGCTTGTCGGCGGCCTTGCTGTTGGGCACCTGGTAGAACGAGCTGGCGTTGCCCGACGCGAGGAGGTCGCGGATCCGGGGGCGCGACGTGGTATCGCCGGCGGCGGCCGAGTCGAAGCGGGCGACGATGGTGTCGCCACGCAGCCAGTCGCGCTCGGCCGAGCGGACCTTCGTGCTGTCCGGATCACTCTCCGCGTAGGCGGCACGCACGGCGTACATCTCGCGGATGCGCTGGCCGGGCATCCGCACGTCCAGCGAGTCGGCAATGACGGTGCGCTCGGGCGTGACGGCGGAGGCGGCCCCCGGGCCGAAGGCGAAGGCGCGCTGCAGCTGGTTGTCCTTCACTCGCAGGTCGATGGTGTCGGACGAGAGCGTGAGCTCCCGGCTCACCGCGACCGCCGAATCCCGGGCCACGACCCGCTCCACCAGCTTGTTCCGGGCAAAGACGTCGATGACCTTTCCCCGCAGGGTGAAGGCGTCCTTCCCCTTGCTCTCCACGTACGGCTGCTTCATGAGGCGCGCGAACTGGCGCCGATTGTCGAGCTCGGCCGAGTCGCCGCGGGCCATCAGGTCGGAGCGGTCGAGCTGCACCGTCCCCCAGGCGACGAAGACGGAGTCGCCCTCGCCATTGATGTTGTCGGCCGTGAGGAGGACCGGCTCGCCGCGCCGCTGGCCGAGCGAGTCGGCCTCGTAGAGCTTGAGCGTGGGGCGCATGGTGGCCACCATGCGCGCGCGCGCGCGGACCCCGCGCACGGCGCGGTAGTACTCCGCGCGCGGTCCCGTCATCGACGCGGAGTCGGGCATCACGGCGTAGACGTTCCCCTCGGCCAGGAGCCGTTCTTCCGCCCGGAAGTAGGTCAGCTTGTCGGCATCGAGGTGCACGCGCTTCTCCCGGTACTTCACGTTCCCGAGCAGGTAGTACAGCTGGTTCTGGTCGTAGAACTCGGCCGAGTCGGCGGTGATCGTGATCCCCTGGGTCGGGCAGCGCCCGGTGAAGCCCCCGCCGAAGTACGAGGTGTACTTCTGGGAGATGGGATCCTTGATGAACTGGGACCGGTCGCCCTCGATCTCCAGGAGGCAGCGCTCGGCGGGGCGCTCCTGTGGGCGCGGGGCGGCCGGGGGGGCGACGAACGCCGACTCCACCGGGGCGCCCGCCACGCGGCGCACGATGCTGTCCATCCGGATGAGCGGGATCGAGTCGGCGGGCATGATCGGGCCGGCCACCGGTGGCGGCGGCGCGGGGGGGCGCCGGCCGAGCCGCATGCAGCCGGCGGTGGCCGCCAGGAGCACGATCGAGAGGAGGACGCGGAGGCGACTCACGACTTGGGGATCGTGATCCGGCTGCCGCGCGAACGGGTGGAACGCAGCACGCGCACGTTGTTGAGGTCCGGGTCGCCGATGAAGCCGATGCCCTCCGTTACGCGCCCATTGGGCTCGGTGATCACGAAGGCCGAGTCGCTGGCGATCTCGTTGCGGCCGGGATCGTAGCGCAGGTGGGGGGTCTGGATCTTGCGCCCGTCGGTGGCGACGACGACCACGTCGCCGCGCGCCTCCATGTTCCCCAGGCGCACGTTGTAGCTGCCGGTCTTCGAGGTCAGGACGGCGTCCTTCTCCCCGCTCACCTTGTAGAAGGTGGTGTTGACCTTGCGCAGCTCGGTGCGGGTGTTCTCGTCGTACATGTAGGCGGTGTCGGCCACCAGTTCCGCCCGGCGGATTCCCCCGTCCGTGAGGAAGAACTTCACGCCGAACAGCACCTGGTCGGCGGAGTCGGGGACGACGCTGGCCTGCCCCACGACGGGCGGGGCGGCGTCCTTGCAGGCGGCCAGGAGGGCCGTTCCGAGGAGGAGCGCGAGGAGGCGAGGCATCAGGCCACCCCCGCGCGCATCAGGTCATGGAGGTGGACGATGCCCACGACGATTCCGGTGTCATCGGTGACCGGCATCGCCATGATGCCGAATTGCTCCATCCGGTACACCGCGGCGCTGGCAAGTTCCTGCGCCTGCGCGGTGCGCGGCGTCCGGGTCATGACGCGCTCGAGCGGGACGACGAACGGGTCGCCCTCGCGCTCCATCAGGCGCGTGAAGTCGCCGGCGGTGAAGACGCCGAGGAGGCGCCCGTCGGCGTCGCCCGCGACGACGATCCCGCGCCGCCGGGCAAGGAGGACCGCGACCTCCCGCATCGTCGCCGAGGGCGGGAGGATGGGGAGGCGCTCGCGCTCCATCAGGTCGCGCACGCGAGTCAGGAGCTTGCGGCCGAGCGAGCCACCCGGGTGGACGCGCGCGAAGTCCTCGCGCTGGAACCCGCGGCGTTCGAGCAGGACGACCGCCAGGGCGTCGCCTAACGCGAGTGCGACGGTCGTGCTGGTGGTGGGGGCCAGGTCGTGCGGGCACGCTTCCTCGCGCACCCACGCATCGAGCGTGGCGTCGCATTCCCGCGCCAGCGACGAGGCGGCGTTGCCGGCGATGCCGATGGTGCGCACGCCGAAGCGCTTGAGGTGCTCCAGGAGCACCAGCACCTCGTCGCTCTCCCCGCTCTTCGAGAGGAGGATCGCCACGTCGTCGCCCCCCACCAGGCCGAGATCGCCGTGCAGGCTCTCCACCGGGTGCAGGAAGCTGGCCGGTGTCCCGGTCGAGGTGAGGGTGGCGGCGATCTTCCGCCCGATCAGCCCGGACTTGCCGACCCCGGAGACGATCACGCGGCCCCGCGAGGAAGCGAGGAGGTCGACGGCCCGCGCGAAGTCCTCCCCCAGCCGCCGCTCGACCTCGGCCAGCGCCTCGGTCTCGAGCCGCAGGACGCGCCGCCCCAGGGCGATCGCCTGGTCGCCGGTCATGCCGGACCGTCCCCGTTGCGCGAGGCCACGTAGGCCTCCACCAGGGTGTCCCACTCGCCTCGCGCCTTCAGGAGCAGCTCGGCAAACTCGCGCACGGCGCCGTCGCCTCCCTTGCGCGTCAGCCGCAATCGCGCCGCCTGGAAGACCTCCTCGGTGCAGTTGGCGACCACCACCGGGAGCCCGACCTCGTGCATCACCCCCAGGTCGGGGAGGTCGTCGCCGATGAAGGCGGCGTCGGACATCGGGATGCCGCGCGCCGCGAGGATGCGGCGCAGCGCGGGGAGCTTGCGTGCGTGCGCGTCCTGCACCAGCTCGTCGACCCCCAGCTCCCGTGCGCGCAACGACACGCTCTCGGAGACGCGCCCGGTGATGATCGCCACGACGATCCCCGCCTGCTGCAACATCTTGATGCCGAGACCGTCCTGGATGTCGTAGCGCTTGCTCTCGAAGCGCGTCCCCCCCACGTCCCCGAGATAGATGCCGCCGTCGGTGAGGACGCCGTCCACGTCCAGGCCCACGAAGCGCACGCGCCGGGCGTCGTCGGGAGCCAGGTGGGGGAGGAGCCCGACGGGGCGCGGCAGGTCGTCCGGGGCGCCGAAGCCGATCATCGGCGCGCCTCCCAGACGGCCACGGCGCGCCGGAGGAGTCCGTCCAGCTCGCCTAACGGGAGCATGTTGGGCCCGTCGCTCGGGGCGTGGGCCGGGTCGGGGTGGGTCTCGAGAAAGAGCCCGTCGGCCCCCGCAGCGATCGCCGCGAGCGTCAGCGGCGGGATGAACTCGCGCAACCCGCCGCTCGCCCCGCCCTCCCCCTTGCCTGGCTGCTGCACGCTGTGGGTCCCGTCGAAGATGACCGGCGTCCCGGTGGCGGCACGCATGCGGGGGAAGGCGCGCATGTCCACCACCAGGTCCCCGTAGCCGAAGAACGTGCCCCGTTCGGTGGTGGCGGTGCTGGAGATGCTGGAGATGCTGGAGATGCTGGCCGGGAGACGGGCGGCGGGGGCGACTCCGCCGCGTGGACGAGCGGCGTCCACCTTGGCCACCGCGCCCTTCATCCCCTCCGGGTGCATCCACTGCCCCTTCTTGATGTTCACCGGGCGCCCCGTGGCGCCGGCGGCCTCGAGGAGGTCGGTCTGCCGGCAGAGGAAGGCGGGGATCTGCAGGACGTCGACGACTTCGGCCACCGGGGCGCACTGCTCCGGGAGGTGGACGTCCGTCAGGACCGGGAGCCCGGTCGCCTCGCGCACCCGAGCGAGCTTGGCGAGCCCCTCCTCGATCCCGGGGCCGCGCGCGGCACCGGGGTTGGAGCGGTTGGCCTTGTCGAACGACGCCTTGAAGACGATCCCGCCCGGGACCAGCGGCGCCAGCTTTGCGAGCGCCTCGGCGACGCGGAGGTTGAGGGCGTCATCCTCCAGGACGCACGGCCCGGCGATGACGAAGAGTCGATCCGTCGGAAAGCCTGCGAACATGCTCAGTCCGCCGCCTCGACGAGGGCCTTGGGGGCGGGCACCACGTCCCGCTCCGTCGCACGCCGCCGCGTGACGGCGGCCGCGACGAAGGCGGCGAACAGCGGGTGCGGCCGCGTGGGACGCGATTGCAGCTCCGGGTGGAACTGGCACCCGAGGAACCACGGATGGTCGGCGACTTCGATGATCTCGACGAGCGAGCCATCGGGCGACAGCCCGCTCAGCCGCATCCCGTGCTCGACGAAGGCGTCGCGATAGGCGTTGGAGACCTCGTAGCGATGGCGGTGGCGCTCGCTGACCTCGGGGACGCCGTAGACCTCGGCCGCCATGGTGCCGCGCGCCAGGCGGCAGGGATAGGCCCCCAGGCGCATCGTCCCGCCCATGTCGGTCACGTGCTTCTGCTCCTCCATGAGCGCGATCACCGGGTTCGCGCACTCGGGGGCAAACTCGCTCGAGTGCGAATCGGGGAGCGCGAGGACGTGCCGGGCGAACTCGATGATGGCCACCTGCATCCCCAGGCAGATGCCGAAGAACGGGATGGGCAGCTCGCGCGCGGCGCGGATGGCCTCGACCATGCCGTCGACCCCGCGCACGCCGAAGCCGCCCGGGACCAGGAGACCGTGGAAGTCGGCCAGGAGCTCGCGGGCCTTGCCGGGCCCCGTGAACAGGTCGCTCGAGAGCCACGACAGCTCGACCCCGACGTCGTTCGCGATGCCGCCGTGGATCAGCGCCTCCTGCACGCTCTTGTAGCTGTCGACGAACTGCGTGTACTTGCCGACGACGGCGATGCGGACCCGGTCGTGGGGGGCGGTGACGCGCTGCACCATCTCGCGCCAGGCGGTGAGGTCGGGCTCGCGCCCGCTGAGGTTCAGGCGCTCCATGACCCGCTCGTCGAGCCCCTGCTCCGAGAACTCGAGCGGGATCTGGTAGATCGTCGGGACGTCGCGGCTCTCGATGACGTTGCCGAATTCCACGTTGCAGAAGAGCGCGATCTTGCGCTTGATGTCCTCCGACAGGGGGCGCTCGGTGCGGCAGATGAGGACATCGGGCTGGATGCCCAGCTCCATCAGCTCACGGACCGAGTGCTGCGTGGGCTTGGTCTTCACCTCGCCCGCTGCCGCGATGTAGGGGACGAGCGTGAGGTGGATGAACATCGCGTTCTGCTTCCCCACCTCCTGCCGGAACTGGCGGATGGCCTCGAGGAAGGGCTGGGACTCGATATCACCGACCGTGCCGCCGATCTCGACGATGACGACGTCGTTGCCCGGCGCCAGCCGCTTGATGTGCGACTTGATCTCGTCGGAGATGTGCGGGATGACCTGCACGGTGGAGCCGAGGTACTCGCCCCGGCGTTCCTTGGTGATGACGTTGAGGTAGATCCGCCCCGTCGTCACGTTGTTCAGCTGCGAGAGCGAGCGGTCGATGAACCGCTCGTAGTGCCCCAGGTCGAGGTCGGTCTCGGCCCCGTCGTCGGTGACGAAGACCTCGCCGTGCTGGAACGGCGACATCGTCCCCGGGTCGACGTTGAGGTACGGGTCGAACTTCATGATCGACACGCGCAGCCCGCGCTCGACGAGGAGGCGGCCCAACGACGCGGCGGCGATTCCCTTGCCCAGCGACGACACCACGCCGCCGGTCACGAAGATGTAGCGGGTGGCCTGGTTGGCCTGGGTCGGGTGCACGGGTGAGGACATCAGCTCCGTCCGGCGTAAAGGTCATTCCAGCGCGCGTTGGCGCGGGACAAGTCGTCTTCGGTATCCACGCCGCCGGGTGGCGGCTCGTCGATCGTCGCCACACCCATCAGCATGCCCGCGGCGAGCGGGCGCAGTTGCTCGAGGCGCTCGATGCGCTCCAGCGGGTGCTCGGGGAGCGCCACCCACGCGGCCAGCGCCTCGCGCGTGTAGGCGTAGATCCCGAGGTGCTGCCGCACGTGGCCGTCGCGCAGCGGGGCATCGCCCATCTCGCGCAGGAAGGGGATCGGCGCGCGCGAGAAATACAGCGCCCGCCCGTCGTCGGCGGCGACCACCTTGACCACGTTAGGCGTGCCGAGGATCGTCGCGTCGGCGCGCGTGGCGGCGGTGCCGAGCGGGAAGCGCGCCGTGGTCACCATCGACAACGCCCCCCGGACCGCCCCTTCCGGGACGAAGGGCTCGTCGCCCTGGACGTTGAGGATCACCTCGTGCCGGCCGAATTCCTCCTGCGCCACCGCCTCCGCGATCCGGTCGGTCCCCGACGGATGCGACGACGCCGTCAGGACCGCCCGCCCGCCCGCCGCGGTCACGGCGTCGGCGATCTCCGTCGAGTCGGTGGCCACCACCACGGCGTCGGCTACCCGCAAGGAAGACACGCGCTCCCAGACGCGGACGATGAGCGGGACCCCCCCGAGGAGACGAAGCGGCTTGCGCGGAAGGCGCGTGGCGCCAAGCCGGGCAGGAATGACAGCGAGGACCGAGGGGGGCGCGGAGGCGGCCGTGTTCGCAAAAGGCACGCCACCCAAGTTAACCCGCGCACGTGCCCTTTTCCAACAGCCGTGGTGGTATGCCGTGCGTCCCGCCACGGCGCGGCTGGGGGCCCCGCGCTCCCCGCTCCCACCGGCGCGTCAGCGCTCCGGCAGCAGCGTCCCGAGGAGCCGCAGGGCGTTCCCCCCCATGATCTTCGTCACCTGCGCGTCGGTGAGCCCCGCGGTGCGGAGCGCCTCGGCCACGACGCCCATCGCGCTCGCGTCGAACGGCGTCGTCGTGGCCCCGTCGAAGTCGGACCCGAGGGCGACGTGATCCTCGCCCGCGACCCGCACGGCATGGACGACCGCCCGGGCGAAGGCGGCCGGGGTGGGGTCGCAGATGGCGCCATCCCAGTAGCCGATCCCGACGAT
This genomic interval carries:
- a CDS encoding LPS export ABC transporter ATP-binding protein produces the protein MAETLRLTGEHATAAAGPSPTARRSGEVAVVPAGSTLEAKGLVKIYRKRRVVHDVALHLQQGEIVGLLGPNGAGKTTTFYMIVGLIQPVSGSIHLDGEEITRMPMYKRARRGIGYLSQEPSIFRKLTVEDNILAILETLPITKEERRSRLETLLDELSIKHLRHSKAYALSGGERRRLEITRALVSQPKFMMLDEPFAGVDPIAVHDIQTIVAGLRHRGIGVLISDHNVEQTLDIVDRAYIMFDGQVKVSGTVRDLVFDDEVSRIYLGPTLTARLRTRFAAEREGQPA
- a CDS encoding LPS export ABC transporter periplasmic protein LptC → MPRLLALLLGTALLAACKDAAPPVVGQASVVPDSADQVLFGVKFFLTDGGIRRAELVADTAYMYDENTRTELRKVNTTFYKVSGEKDAVLTSKTGSYNVRLGNMEARGDVVVVATDGRKIQTPHLRYDPGRNEIASDSAFVITEPNGRVTEGIGFIGDPDLNNVRVLRSTRSRGSRITIPKS
- a CDS encoding D-arabinose 5-phosphate isomerase — protein: MTGDQAIALGRRVLRLETEALAEVERRLGEDFARAVDLLASSRGRVIVSGVGKSGLIGRKIAATLTSTGTPASFLHPVESLHGDLGLVGGDDVAILLSKSGESDEVLVLLEHLKRFGVRTIGIAGNAASSLARECDATLDAWVREEACPHDLAPTTSTTVALALGDALAVVLLERRGFQREDFARVHPGGSLGRKLLTRVRDLMERERLPILPPSATMREVAVLLARRRGIVVAGDADGRLLGVFTAGDFTRLMEREGDPFVVPLERVMTRTPRTAQAQELASAAVYRMEQFGIMAMPVTDDTGIVVGIVHLHDLMRAGVA
- a CDS encoding 3-deoxy-8-phosphooctulonate synthase, translated to MFAGFPTDRLFVIAGPCVLEDDALNLRVAEALAKLAPLVPGGIVFKASFDKANRSNPGAARGPGIEEGLAKLARVREATGLPVLTDVHLPEQCAPVAEVVDVLQIPAFLCRQTDLLEAAGATGRPVNIKKGQWMHPEGMKGAVAKVDAARPRGGVAPAARLPASISSISSISSTATTERGTFFGYGDLVVDMRAFPRMRAATGTPVIFDGTHSVQQPGKGEGGASGGLREFIPPLTLAAIAAGADGLFLETHPDPAHAPSDGPNMLPLGELDGLLRRAVAVWEARR
- a CDS encoding CTP synthase, which encodes MSSPVHPTQANQATRYIFVTGGVVSSLGKGIAAASLGRLLVERGLRVSIMKFDPYLNVDPGTMSPFQHGEVFVTDDGAETDLDLGHYERFIDRSLSQLNNVTTGRIYLNVITKERRGEYLGSTVQVIPHISDEIKSHIKRLAPGNDVVIVEIGGTVGDIESQPFLEAIRQFRQEVGKQNAMFIHLTLVPYIAAAGEVKTKPTQHSVRELMELGIQPDVLICRTERPLSEDIKRKIALFCNVEFGNVIESRDVPTIYQIPLEFSEQGLDERVMERLNLSGREPDLTAWREMVQRVTAPHDRVRIAVVGKYTQFVDSYKSVQEALIHGGIANDVGVELSWLSSDLFTGPGKARELLADFHGLLVPGGFGVRGVDGMVEAIRAARELPIPFFGICLGMQVAIIEFARHVLALPDSHSSEFAPECANPVIALMEEQKHVTDMGGTMRLGAYPCRLARGTMAAEVYGVPEVSERHRHRYEVSNAYRDAFVEHGMRLSGLSPDGSLVEIIEVADHPWFLGCQFHPELQSRPTRPHPLFAAFVAAAVTRRRATERDVVPAPKALVEAAD
- a CDS encoding 3-deoxy-D-manno-octulosonate cytidylyltransferase, producing the protein MPFANTAASAPPSVLAVIPARLGATRLPRKPLRLLGGVPLIVRVWERVSSLRVADAVVVATDSTEIADAVTAAGGRAVLTASSHPSGTDRIAEAVAQEEFGRHEVILNVQGDEPFVPEGAVRGALSMVTTARFPLGTAATRADATILGTPNVVKVVAADDGRALYFSRAPIPFLREMGDAPLRDGHVRQHLGIYAYTREALAAWVALPEHPLERIERLEQLRPLAAGMLMGVATIDEPPPGGVDTEDDLSRANARWNDLYAGRS